The Buchnera aphidicola (Formosaphis micheliae) nucleotide sequence CGACCTGGAGTTTGGTTTTGACCAATTGAACCAGGCGCACGATGTGATAAAGAATTACCATGACTAAAATCCTGAGTTCTAAAATTCCATCTTTTTACCGTACCACTAAAACCCTTTCCTTTGGAAATTCCTGTAATATCAACTTTATTTATATTAGTAAAAAAATTTACATTAATAGTTTCACCAACTTTGAATTCTTGATTATTATTGATACGAAATTCCCATAAACCACGACCAGCTACTACTCCTGCTTTTATGAAATGTCCAGATTCAGGCTTTTTTAATTTATTTAACCGTTTATTTCCGGTTGTTACTTGAATAGCATTATATAAATTATTTTTTATAGTTTTCACCTGAGTAATTCTATTTTCATGTACTTCAATAACGGTAACTGGAATAGAATCTCCTTCTTGATTAAAAATTCGTGTCATACCAATTTTTTTACCCACTAAACCTAACATTATTTACACCACTTAATAATTTAATTTCTAATTAACCTAGGCTAATCTGAACATCCACACCAGCCGCAAGATCTAAACGCATTAAAGCATCAACTGTTTTTTCAGTAGGTTCTACTATATCTATTAATCTTTTATGTGTACGTATTTCATATTGATCACGTGCATCTTTGTTTACATGCGGAGATATTAAAATAGTAAAACGTTCTTTACGTGTAGGTAGTGGTATAGGACCACGTACTTGTGCTCCAGTTCTTTTTGCAGTGTCAACTATTTCAGCAGTTGATTGATCTATTAATCGGTGATCAAACGCTTTAAGACGAATACGTATTCTTTGGTTCTGCATTAGTCAGAACTCCATTTATGTAAAAAACTAAAAAACACTTACTTACCATATTGAAAAAGTAAGTTAGCGTAATTAATTAAATTTATTACTCCTAATTTAGGAGAATTTAAAATCCTTAAACGATCATTATATATTAAAATAACATTACTTTTATAATAAAAATATTAATTAATATTGTTTATAAGGAGGGTATATTTAACATTAGAAAAACATGATAAATTATATTATTTTTTATAAAAAAAATCAATTTTACTTTATTAATAAATAACTAAAATATATAATAATAACTAAAAAATTTATTTATTACCCTTTTATTTTATATACTAATTATACATAATGATATTATTTATTAAAATAATTTAAATTCATTTAAAATATTATGTTTTTTTAAGAAAGAGCATCAGCGGCTCTTCCTTAAATATAATTCAAAAAAAATTAATTTATTGTTTAATTATATTATATAAAAAATTATCAAATAATTTTAACAACTACTCCAGCTCCTACTGTACGACCACCTTCACGAATAGCAAAACGTAATCCATCAGACATAGCAACAGGATGAATTAATGACACTACCATTTTAATATTATCTCCAGGCATAACCATTTCAACATTTGGAGGTAACTCTATCAAACCTGTGACATCTGTTGTTCTAAAATAAAATTGAGGACGATAACCTTTAAAAAAAGGAGTATGACGACCACCTTCTTCTTTCGATAAAACATATACTTCTGCTTCAAATTTCATATGAGGATGAATAGTACCAGGCTTGGCTAAAACTTGACCTCTCTCTATATCTTCTCGTTTAGTTCCTCTTAATAATACACCTACATTTTCACCAGCTCTTCCTTCATCTAATAATTTCCTAAACATTTCTACACCAGTACAAGTGGTTTTAATCGTATTTCTTATTCCTACAATTTCTACTTCTTCACCGACTTTTATTACACCTTGTTCAACACGCCCAGTAACAACTGTACCACGTCCAGAAATAGAAAATACATCTTCAATAGGTAATAAAAATGATTTCTCAATAGATCTTTTTGGTTCTGGAATATAACGATCTAATAATTCTGACAATTCAATGATTTTTTCTTCCCATTCTTGAACACCTTCTAATGCTTTTAATGCTGATCCTCTAATAATAGGCGTATCATCTCCTGGAAAATTATACTGAGTTAATAAATCTCTTACTTCCATTTCTACTAATTCTAGCAATTCTTCATCATCAACCATATCGCATTTATTTAAAAATACAATAATATATGGTACACCAACTTGTCTTCCTAACAAAATATGTTCACGTGTTTGAGGCATTGGACCATCACTAGCTGCTACTACTAAAATTGCTCCATCCATTTGAGCAGCTCCTGTTATCATATTTTTTATATAATCAGCATGTCCTGGACAATCAACATGAGCATAATGTCTATTACGAGTATCATATTCTACATGAGAAGTATTAATAGTAATACCTCTTGCTTTTTCTTCAGGAGCATTATCTATCTGATCAAATGCACGAGGAGATCCACCATATTTTTTTGCTAAAACAGTTGTAATAGCTGCTGTCAAAGTGGTTTTTCCATGATCAACATGTCCAATTGTACCTACATTTATATGAGGTTTGGAACGTTCAAACTTTTCTTTTGACATAAATTTATAATCCTACTCAAAATAAAATACATGGTAAAAATTTATTTTTCTTTAGAAAAAATGATATCTTTCGCAATAGATATAGGAGCTTCTGAATATTTTAAAAATTCCATAGAATAAGATGCTCTTCCTTGACTTTGTGAACGTAAACCAGTAGCATAACCAAACATTTCAGATAACGGTACTTGAGCACATATTACTTTAAAATTAACATTATTTTCCATACCTTCAATAATGCCTCTTCTACGATTTAAATCACCGATAACATCTCCCATATAATCATCTGGCGTTTCAACCTCTACTTTCATAATAGGTTCTAATAACACAGGATTAGCTTGTTTAAAAGCACTTTTGAAAGCCATGGATGCTGCTAATTTAAAAGCAATTTCAGAAGAATCTACATCATGATAAGAACCAAAATGTAAACGAACTCCTACGTTAACTACTGGATACCCAGCTAATGGACCAAATTTTAATTGTTCTTGAATACCTTTATCTATAGCAGAAATATATTCTCCTGGAATAACTCCACCTTTAATGTCGTTAATAAAACTATAATTCTCTCCATTGATATCTAACGGAAATAAATCAATTACTACATGTCCATATTGACCTCTTCCTCCTGATTGTTTTATATGTTTTCCTTCTATATTTTTTACTATTTTACGTATTGTTTCCCTATAAGCTACCTGAGGAGTACCCACATTACCATCAACATTAAATTCTCGTTTCATACGATCTACAATAATTTCTAAATGCAATTCTCCCATACCAGAAATAATTGTTTGATTAGACTCTGAGTCAGTCCATACTCTAAAAGAAGGATCTTCTTTTGCTAATCGACTCAAAGCTAATCCCATTTTTTCTTGATCACTTTTAGTTTTAGGTTCTACTGCAATCGATATAACTGGTTCAGGAAACTCCATTCGTTCTAAAATAATATTATGATTTTTATCACACAAAGTATCACCAGTAGTTACATTTTTTAAACCAATTGCAGCTGCAATATCCCCAGCTCTTACTTCTTTTATTTCTTCACGTTTATTTGCATGCATTTGTACAATCCTACCAAATCTCTCTTTTTGAGACTTAACAGAATTAAATACAGTATCTCCAGATTTTACTACACCAGAATATACTCTAAAAAAGGTTAAGTTTCCAACAAAAGGATCAGTTGCAATTTTAAAAGCTAAAGCAGAAAAAGGTGCATTGTCATATGATGAAATTTTATCATCATTTTTCAATTGATTTTTATTTAATAAAGAAGTATTAATTAATTTTACATCAATAGGTGAAGGTAAGTATTCAACAACAGCATCGAGTAAAGTTTGCACTCCTTTATTTTTAAAAGATGAACCACAAGTAATGAGCACAATTTCATTTTTTAATACTCTATGTCTCAAAGCACATTTAATCTCTTCTTCGCTTAATTTTTCTCCATTTAAATATTTATCCATAATATCTTCATTAGCTTCTGCAGCAAATTCAACTAAATTTTGATACCATTTTTGAGATAACTCTATCATATCGTTAGGAATATCCACATAAGTAAAGGTTACTCCTTGATCATCGTTATTCCAATATACTGCTTTCATTTTTATTAAATCAATTATACCTGAGAAATTATTTTCACAACCTATAGCTAATTGAATTGGAACTGGGCTAATATTAAAACGATTTTTAATTTGTTTTACTACTTTTAAAAAATTTGCTCCTATACGATCCATTTTATTTATAAAAGCAATCCTAGGAACTTTATATTTATTAGCTTGACGCCAAACAGTTTCAGATTGAGATTGAACTCCCCCTACTGCACAATACACCATAATCACACCATCTAGAATACGCATAGAACGTTCTACTTCTATTGTAAAATCTACATGTCCTGGTGTATCAATAATGTTAATTCTATGTGCATCAAACTGATTAGCCATTCCTGACCAAAAAGTTGTTGTTGCAGCAGAAGTAATAGTAATACCTCTTTCTTGTTCTTGTTCCATCCAATCCATTGTT carries:
- the tuf gene encoding elongation factor Tu, whose product is MSKEKFERSKPHINVGTIGHVDHGKTTLTAAITTVLAKKYGGSPRAFDQIDNAPEEKARGITINTSHVEYDTRNRHYAHVDCPGHADYIKNMITGAAQMDGAILVVAASDGPMPQTREHILLGRQVGVPYIIVFLNKCDMVDDEELLELVEMEVRDLLTQYNFPGDDTPIIRGSALKALEGVQEWEEKIIELSELLDRYIPEPKRSIEKSFLLPIEDVFSISGRGTVVTGRVEQGVIKVGEEVEIVGIRNTIKTTCTGVEMFRKLLDEGRAGENVGVLLRGTKREDIERGQVLAKPGTIHPHMKFEAEVYVLSKEEGGRHTPFFKGYRPQFYFRTTDVTGLIELPPNVEMVMPGDNIKMVVSLIHPVAMSDGLRFAIREGGRTVGAGVVVKII
- the fusA gene encoding elongation factor G, with the protein product MARITPIVNYRNIGISAHIDAGKTTTTERILFYTGINHKIGEVHDGAATMDWMEQEQERGITITSAATTTFWSGMANQFDAHRINIIDTPGHVDFTIEVERSMRILDGVIMVYCAVGGVQSQSETVWRQANKYKVPRIAFINKMDRIGANFLKVVKQIKNRFNISPVPIQLAIGCENNFSGIIDLIKMKAVYWNNDDQGVTFTYVDIPNDMIELSQKWYQNLVEFAAEANEDIMDKYLNGEKLSEEEIKCALRHRVLKNEIVLITCGSSFKNKGVQTLLDAVVEYLPSPIDVKLINTSLLNKNQLKNDDKISSYDNAPFSALAFKIATDPFVGNLTFFRVYSGVVKSGDTVFNSVKSQKERFGRIVQMHANKREEIKEVRAGDIAAAIGLKNVTTGDTLCDKNHNIILERMEFPEPVISIAVEPKTKSDQEKMGLALSRLAKEDPSFRVWTDSESNQTIISGMGELHLEIIVDRMKREFNVDGNVGTPQVAYRETIRKIVKNIEGKHIKQSGGRGQYGHVVIDLFPLDINGENYSFINDIKGGVIPGEYISAIDKGIQEQLKFGPLAGYPVVNVGVRLHFGSYHDVDSSEIAFKLAASMAFKSAFKQANPVLLEPIMKVEVETPDDYMGDVIGDLNRRRGIIEGMENNVNFKVICAQVPLSEMFGYATGLRSQSQGRASYSMEFLKYSEAPISIAKDIIFSKEK
- the rplC gene encoding 50S ribosomal protein L3 translates to MLGLVGKKIGMTRIFNQEGDSIPVTVIEVHENRITQVKTIKNNLYNAIQVTTGNKRLNKLKKPESGHFIKAGVVAGRGLWEFRINNNQEFKVGETINVNFFTNINKVDITGISKGKGFSGTVKRWNFRTQDFSHGNSLSHRAPGSIGQNQTPGRVFKGKKMAGHLGNSKITIQSLKIVKVDINQNLLLVKGSVPGSIGGNLIIKPAVKVLRG
- the rpsJ gene encoding 30S ribosomal protein S10: MQNQRIRIRLKAFDHRLIDQSTAEIVDTAKRTGAQVRGPIPLPTRKERFTILISPHVNKDARDQYEIRTHKRLIDIVEPTEKTVDALMRLDLAAGVDVQISLG